The Chelonoidis abingdonii isolate Lonesome George chromosome 11, CheloAbing_2.0, whole genome shotgun sequence genomic interval GTGGCCCTGCACATACCCACTGGTAGAAACTTTGGCAACAAAAGGACTTCATGGGCAGGAGAATCAGGGGCCCCAGAATTAGGCATCAGCTGAGTAGGGAGCTGGAGGATCTAAATGCTGGATTTTGTTCCTGAAATAGCTTTGTCTAGCCCTGCGGGACGCAGGGTGAGTCActatatgcctcagtttcccgatGGGTAGAGGAAGGCTAATGGCACAGGGCCATCATTGTGAAAAGAGCAGTAATGcaatgggagtgggaggggaataaATCTCAGACTTCTCCTCCTGTGCAGTGGGAGTGAAGACCCAGAACGTTCTCAAGAGTTGTTTGTCATCCAGCCAATGTAAAGCTGGAGCCATCTCTATGAATTTCGGGACAGCAAAGGCCAGAAGGATGAGCATTTCCTGCTGCCAGAGAGACAACTGCACACCAGACCCTGTTAAATGTATGTCTCCCCATCTCCACCTCTTCTCCGCCATCCCTTGCACCTCCTGCTGCCCGGAACCTGCCCCGCGTTAACTTCCTCACATggtcctccctccctgcaggggGCGCCCCATTGAATGACACTGAAACCCAGGGCGGGTGGAGGTTAGTGGGTGGAGCTCACCAGGTGTGAACCCAGCTGACCCCACCCAGGACAGGgtccctggctccctgctgcaaacccctccccggccccagctgCCTCCAGGGACCCCGGAGCTACAGCTCCCCCGTcagggggcacccagggctgagctgtgcagcccccagctgctccccctgccccgacGCCTCCTGGGCTCGTCCTCCAAGCTGACTGCGTTTGCTCCGCTTCGTCCCAGTGCCCCCGGCTGACACCAAACCCAATGGCTGGCGCTGCCGCGGCTGCTACGCATTGAACGCTGATCGCTGCAATGACCAAACCATACATTGTACTGGAGCCGAGACCCAATGTTTGGACATCGCCGGGCCCCTAAAATCTGGTAACTTCCGTTCATTTATTTTGAGGTtatttttcctctgctgcttttccccGTGTAGGGGAGAAGCGAGACACTGGGTGGAAGCCACTAGTGAAAGGTCTCGGCTGCAGATCAGAacgcctgggttctgtttccagcgcTGGCCctcagtgtgaccttgggccagtgtCTGCCCCTTCCTGGGCCTCTGGTTCTCCTCCATCCATTGCGTGTCTATAGTTCAGTCTAAGCTCTTTGCGGTGGGGTCTGGCTTTGTATTGGGAGCCCCTGTCATGCTGGGACTGTGCAGACCCCCAGGGAAGAAAAGGGGCCCAGGCTGTGCTGGGCACTAAAAACTCATAGGGATATATagtctgtgccccaaagagcctgcaaTCTCTGTAGGCTTAGTGGGGATCATtctccccatttaacagatggggaaacagaggcactgagcagtgccatgtcttgcccaaggtcacaccaggAGGCTGTGCCAGGGCTCGGAACTGAGCCTAGTTTTGCAAAGTCCAATCATGGTGCCTTAACTTGTTATGAAGCCCTCCTTCTTAGAGATCCCACTTCTCCCACCAAcagggagctgctgctttgtGAGATGAGCTGTGGGGATAAAACGGGTATGAGTCAATCCAGGTGTTGTTGGCGGGATCTATGTCGGGACTGCAAGTGACTTGTTCATGGGCCCAGTGAGACTGTGTCACATTAAAGGAGAAGGGGGAGGCCATCCAGGGCCAGACGTGCTGGGGACTGCAGGAGATGGAGGCTGGGGGGGGCCTAGATGGGGGTCACAGGAGCATAGTTGAGGAAGGGGGGTGTTATTTCTTAGTCCAGTTAAAGGAATGGAGCTGCACCCTTCACCCCGATGGGCTCCTTCATCCTTCCCCCCATACAGGCGGAAGCACCGCTAAGATCATCATGAAGGGCTGCGTTACCGAGTCCGTCTGCGCCCAGGTAAATGCGGGTTCTGGGACATTCCTGGGGATCAGTGGAGATCTACCCGAGCACAGATGCACACCAGCCACCAGCGCAGCCGGCACAGCTCTGGGACCAGCCGGGCTCCTCCTTCCCGCCCTCACTGGGCTCCTCCTGCTGAAATTTTTCTCCTGATTCCTCATTCAGTGCAATGGCCACGCCGCACTCGGTAACACCCCGGCCTCCTGTGTTAGCCCCTGTCGGCAGccgctctcccctcccaggggcccTGGGCTCCCGGCCAGATTCACTTCCCCTTTATATTGTTCCGCTTAATAAAACTAACTGGAGACCAAAGTCTTtggaaattttaaattgattttgtgGGGAAATTTCAATTCTAGTGGGCGAGGTCATCAAGAAGCCAAATTAGTCTGAAAGTGGCCTCTAGTGGTGAAATAaggctgcacagggcaggagctACAATCCCCGAGGGGACCACAGGCTCAGTCCGGGTCCAGCAGACACAGTAAAGAACTTCCCTTTATGGTCATCGCAGCCAAGCCCAGCCCCTACTGGCCCCGGCAGCGCCCCCTACAGCAGGTCCATACCAATTACAGGCTACTTTGGAAATTGTTGGCCAAACCTGTGAGGGAGATTATGTGGCCCAGCTGGAAACAGAAGCCTGGTCTCGAAAGCCCTGACCCAAGATGTAAGCacgtgcttagctttaagcacatggGGGCTAAGTCATGTGCTTAACCTTAAGCACCATGCTTCAGTGCCTCGCTGAATCGGGACCTGTGGTAGCAGGACCCACCTGTtggctctgcacacttgcattCCTGCAGAATTCGGGGCATTTCTCAGGGATAAAGAGAAGGACTTGATCCTCCCGGCAGGGTCCCTCGAAGCAACAGAGGGAGATAGAGGGGGGTGAATGGAGAGAAGTGAGGACACTTCAGGGAAGCCAATCAAATACAATTGATTAATAACAGTGTTTGAGGATGGTTCTCAggttcccccctcagtcttcttctcaccagactaaacatgctcagttttttaacctttcctcacaggtcgggttttctaaacctttgatcatttctgttgctcttctcgagactctccagtttgtctccatCTCTCCTAAAGCGcaatgcccagaactggacccagttctccagctggggcctcccCAGCACCGAGCAGAGCAGGACAACGACCTTCCGTGTCTCATATACGACACACCCATTACTACACCCCAAAATGAGATTAGCCTTTTTTTTCAGCTGCATCATGTTGTTGGCTCATGTTcactttgtgatccactatcacccTCAGATCCTTGGCAGGGGTATGACCATCTAGCCAGTGATGCCCCATTGGGTAggtgtgcatttaattttttgccttcctgagggtcgtactttgcacttgtcttgaTTGAGTTTCATCTTGtcgaattcagaccaattctccaattcaGCAAGGCTGTTTTGAATCCTCATCCtaccctccaaagtgcttgcaacccctcccggctgggtgtcatctgcaaagcacactctccactccattacccaagtcattcatgaaaatattggaGAGTACCAGACCCAGGGCTGACCCTGGAACCCCACTAGAGACAGTCTGCGAGTCTGCCAGTGAACCggtgataactactctctgagggGGTCTTTcgaccagttgtgcacccacttaatatagtaatttcatctcATCCTCATTTGCCTGTTTGCTGGGAggatgtcatgtgggactgtgtcaaaaaccttctTCCAATCAAGATTTCTCATGTCTGCTGCTTCCCCCCGTCCACTACGCCAGTTGATCTGTCAAGAAGGAAcccaggttggtttgacatgatttgttcttgataaatccatgccgGCTGTTCCTTACAACCTTTCCCCCtgactgaaaaatggaaaaagagaaggaaggggaacgTCAATTTTCAGTTTTCCTTATGGCtggaactgaaaatattttctaaactCGTGTACGATATAGACTCTGTCCGTCCTGCCTCAACTCCTCCGGTGTTAGTGACACCCAGTGTTTCCACTCCTAATTCAGTTCCACCCACAGCAGTTTCCAATATACCAGTGGGGTCCTTCCTATGGATTTTTCCACATACCATAATTTTAACCAGGCTGCCAAGAGTCTGTACATCTGGGACGCCTTGAGGTATGAGCACAGATACCTTTAACCTGGTGAGGTTCAAGTCAATTTGTTTTAGGGATCGTATTGGTGTTACGATAACTTGTTCCCTATAATTCAGTTTTACCCCACATGGTCCATTCGATGGGTGTCttcttgggggtttttttttttaatatcagattCAGTTGCAAGTACCTTAAAGTTTAATTGTACCCAAATACTTAGCCATGTATATTTACCTAACTGGGTAGGGACAGTATGAAGAAGTGATCAGACACTGATATTGTAAGTGAACTTTAGGCTGCTTCTTAATACATTTACTGCCCTGGGTTTCTCTGATTCATTCTGGGGGTTCCATTTTTCCTATATTCCTAGGATCCGCTTGCCAACGTCCATTGGTACAATCCCCTAACACTCAAAACACTCCCAGATGGGAACCAATCCCATGACTACTCTGATGTCAGTGTCCCCTCCTGGCTGCCAAGCAAAGTCAATAACCTTCAGTATTTCCCACTGGGGTTGTATTGAGGCAGTTGTACCTGCAGTGCAGGGgtagcaggtttgtataatttttggtggtgctcagaatgggtccaagtcccgCCCCTGcaccacctgcctaaggctctgggaggggggttgtGTGCTGGgttcaggctccaggctgggacggtgggttagggtgcaggaggggggttggctctgggggtgggctctgggagggggtttgggtgcaggcttgGTGCCTAtggtgatgcgtttttcatggccgtgaatttggtagggccctacacatcGGGTGATGTCCAGACACCAGGAATAAATCCAAGAATAAAACGTAAGtgggggtggtgggtgggagggaactTGGTTAACACTGGGTTAAGGCTGCCTGGTGATAGGTCCTGCCCTGGCAGAGcctccagttcagcaaaacacaaaCATCTGAAAAACAGGAATTTGTGAGTTAAGATAAACGCCTGCACCAGTGACGCTCCACATCGCCCTGGGGACACCTTCTCGCCCGCTGCCTTTTCACGGCAATGGCCAGGGGCTCCCCGCACTGCCCCTACCTCCCGACACTCAGCTTCTGCCCCAACGTGTGGAAAACGTCACAGCTGCTTCGTGCCCTTTTCCGGCCCCTCCACATACCAACTCGGGAACCCACCTAACCCTCTACCTGCCAACtcccctgggccctgctgcagaCCCCACTCTGCTCTAAGGGGTGCACGGTCCTCCCCACTctgcagaacccaggagtcctgccactCCCCCCCCTAGTGCTCTCCTCTAACTACTTcaccccactgctcccagggGCGGGAATGAGACCCAGAAAACCCGCCCTTAACCCACGTGCCTTAGCAaggcagaaatagaacccaggagtctgagtcctgcccccccgcccctgtCCATTGTGTGACTCGCTTCCCCacattgccccctcccccgatTGAAAGGGGAGGTGGTTTCACTCATCCCTGTGGGTTTTGTTTCTCAGCAGGAAGGGTGGCGAATTTGCCAACATGCTTCTGGGTCCAAATTGTGACActggtgggtgggggcagggctggcgaGGGGACTAGGAACTTACGGGCTCAACCAAACAAAAGTGCATTACATCAGCGCATGTACCAGAGCCCTGCCGCTCACCAGCCAGTGGGTCAGGGCCCGGCTCCCCGTAGGGTGCATGGGGAGGGGGCGGCCCCTGAGGATGGGATCCATCAGAGCCAGCACGCAGAGCAGACAGCCACCTAAAccagccaataggaaatgccgaggagaggggtgtggcttaagccccgcccctcaccccAAGTTAAGCCCCTAAGTCTGGGCTGAATGTAGGCGTCCAGCTCTGCTTGGGATCCAGACCCGGGAACCCCTCTCCGGGAATCCGGGGCCTGTACCGAGTCAGCCCTTCCTTGCTAATGACGGTGCCGGAGGAGGCGCTGCCAGGAGaccccagcagctggggctcagcTGGACCCTTAAGGAGACAAGTTCAAATCCCCACTCGGCCCGAATCGGGCTGGGGTCTTCAGCCCAGATCTCTCCCTCCTACAGTCGTGCCTGGCCCCCTGGATCCAGGTGGTTGTCTCAGGAGATTTGGGGCCCCCAGGGTTAGGCAGTAGCTGAGTGGGGAGCTCTAGGATCTAAAGGCTGGATTTAAGTGCTGAAAACTTAGTCTAGCCCTGTGGGACGTTGGGTAAGTCACGTCCCCTCTCCGTGCCAGGGTAGAGAGAGGGAGGCTAATGACACAGAGGTGTCCTTGTGAAGAGGACGTTGATGAGGTGGGAGTGGAAAGGGACTAAATCTCACACTTCTGCtcctgtgcagctgcagagtAGACCCAGAGCATTATCATGGGCTGTGTGACATCCAGCCCCTTCCCTATGAACTTTGGGATGGGAAAGACAAGAAGAACGACCTTCACCTGCTGCCGGGGGACACCTGCACACTGTCCTCCATTTCAGGTGCATCGCCCCATCTCCACCTCTTCTCCGCCATCCTCTGCTGCCCCTCGTTAACTTCCAGAGCCTGGTCCTCCCGCCCTGCAGGGGGCGCCCCATGGAATAACGCTGAGTCCCTGGGTGGGTGGAGTTTAGTGGGCGTGGCTCTAGGCTCCCACCAGGTGTGAACCCAGCTGGTCCCACCTGGGGTGGGATCCAAGGTTCCCTGTTgcaaacccctcccccatccctgctgccccaAGCGTCCTGGGAGCCACAGCTCCCCCTGcagggggcacccagggctgagctgtgcagcccccagctgctccccctgtCCCGATGCCTCCTGGGGCTCGTCCCCCGAGCTGACTGCGTTTGCTCCGCTTCGTCCCAGTGCCCCCGGCTGACCCCAAACCCAACGGCCGGCGTTGCCCAGCCTGCTACGCTCCATCCTCTGAACAATGCCGCGAAGAGACCATAAATGGCACTGGAGTCACGACCCGGTGTGTCGAGATCTCCGGGACCCTAAAATCAGGTCACTTCTGTTCATTTATTCTGGGGTTATTTTCCTTCATTGTGCCCCCATTTCCCATAGGGCAGAAGCGAGATACTGTGGGGGGGCTGCTAAGTAAAGGGATCCGCTGCAGATCAGGACACCTTGGGTCAAtgtcttcccctccctgtgcctctggTTCTCCTCCATCCATTGCCTGTGTATAGTTTAGCCTGTAAACTCTTTGTGGTAGGGCCTGGTTTAATCCTGGGAGCCCCTGTCATGCCAGGCACTGTGCAGAACCGCAATCAGGGATCTTTGCTGCACTGGGCACTAAAAGTCTCATAGGGAGATTTAGCCCAGACCCCAAAGAGCCTGCAGTTTCAATAGGTGTAATGGGGAACTTTCTCCCCATTttaaaggtggggaaactgaggcacagagcactgcGGTgagttgtccaaggtcacacaggaaggctgtggcagggctggggaactgACCCCAGTTTTGCAGAGTCCCATCAGGGTACCTTAACGCACTACGAAGCCACCTTCCTTGAGATCCCACTCCTAGACGAAGAGGGGGGTCATACAGGCCTGATCCAATCCGGATGTCATGGGTGGGCTCTACATTGGGCTGCAAGTGACTTGTTCAAAGACATACAGTGAGTCTGtaatgcgtctgacgaagtgggtattcacccacgaaagctcacgctccaaaacgtctgttagtctataaggtgccacaggattctctgctgcttttacagatccagactaacacggctacccctctgatacttgacagtgaGTCTGTGTCACAGTACAGGAGACGAGGGAGGCCGTTCAGGGTCACACATGCTGGGCGGAGCGGAGCAGAAGGGGAGATGGAGGCGGTGGGGGGCCTGCACGTGGCAGAGCCGAGGAGGGGGCTGGTGGTTGTGTCCTTGTCCTGCTCAAGGAGTCGAGCTGCGCCCCTCACACCGGCCACCTCCTTATCCCCCTCGCCTGCAGGTGGAACTGCCAGTAAGACCATTATCAAGGGCTGTGCTACCGAATCCTTCTGCACCCAGATAGAAGCAGGGTCTGTGACCTTCACAGGGTTCAGTGGAGACCTAACTATGGCCAAATGCACAGCGGCCACCAGCGTGGCCAGCACAGCTCTGGGACCAGCCGGGCTCCTCCTTCCCGCCCTCGCTGGGCTCCTCCTGCTGACCATTCTCTCCTGATTCCCCACCCAGTGCAATGGCCACACCACACTCGGTAACACCCCGGCAGCCTGTGTCTGCCCCAATCTGCatcactctcccctcccaggggcccTGGGCTCCTGCCTAGATTCACTTCCCCTTTATATTGTTCTACTTAATTAAACAAACTGGAGACCAAAGACTTTGgaaatttttaattgattttgtgGGAGGAATTTTCAACTCTAGTGGGTGAGGCCATCAATTAGTCTTAGAGTGGCCTCTAGTGGTGAAATGAGGCAACGCAGGCCAGGAGCTACAatccctggggctgaagctgaagcctgaaaaTTTAGCATTGTGATGCCacttccagcctggggccctgagcaatTGCCCGCACCCCCCTTGCTGCCCCCTAACGCCGGCCCTGGTTTttagatgcagaaaaccagttgttgtgacacagctgggctgtggaatttttatagcacgttgggggtggggggctcagaatgaaaaaggttgagaacccctatcCTATACGACACACCCATTACTACACCCCAGAAGGAGgtttgccttttttgcagctgcttcACATTGTTGGCTcctgttcaatttgtgatctacagTCACCCCCAGATCCTTGTCAGCGGTATGACCCCCGCAGCCAGCGATGCCCTGTTAGGTAGGGgtgcatctgattttttttgccttcctgagTGTCGGACTTTGCACTTGCCTTGACTGAGTTTCAGCTGGTTGAATGGAGACCAATCTGGCACGGCCGTTTTGAATGCtcatcctgccctccaaagtggaAAACCTTCCTTTCCTCGGAACAAATTACAGTAAAATGGTTCacaaaccccacccccccaacccgTTTCTGTTTTTCCAGCCGGCTCCAGCCCCCATCTCTGCCAgttcaaaatgtaaaaatcagCAGAGCTTCCTGGGCTCTGAATTATTTGTCCGTTGTCCCAGGTtgtgtggcagggactgtctctttcttCTGTGGCtctacagtgcctagcgcagCGGGGTTCTTGGCCTTGACTGGGGTGCCTGGgggctaccgtaatacacctaataaatagcAATGACAacgtacagcgcctggcacaatgggatcctaGCCCCAAGAATAACAATCAGATAGTTGAACTCTCTCCCCTCCAGGAAAGGTTGAGTAGCAGGTGTTTTATCAGAGAGCTGCTGTCACTTTGAGGGGAGCAGCCTTCCTGGGCGCGTCATTTATGGGGGGAACTGAACCTGTGCCCTCTGGGTCCATAAGCCCGGGCCTGAGCTAGAGGGTCTGGTTTGAGAGCAGTAATATAGCACCAGAGctaggtgtcctggctcccagcccccatcgGATGTTGAACTGACGTTCCCCTGGGCTGTGTAACCCCCAGCCTGTGTTGCCTGTTTTCCCCACTGGCGTCTTTCTGAACCTAATCTCAGAgcatggagcagcttccatatgaggcgacactcgagcttagggctgttcagcttggCAAAGAGACGACTCGGGATGGAGAGGGGGTGATGCTGTGTATAGGAAAAATGACTgtttgtgtctctgctgctgccacggTTATACAGTTGTAACACGTCTTGTCCAAAGGACGTCTGGGCTGGTGTCACTGGAACTAGTGCGATTTGCTACGTATGATTATTCCATTTACGTGCCTGGCTCAGCCTTGTGGCTGAAGTTGAGGACCCTGCACTCCTCCAGCCCTGAGGAGCCAATGGCCAACCCCTGCAATTCAGGAAACCACGTGAAGCCGTGTGATAGGCTCacgtgaccctggactccatcaggggccagtaactttccatgaaCAAGGACCGTGGCCTTCGTTTAGGTCAGTACATTTCTGTGCACAGAATATGAAAAGGCACTTGAGAAATCTCCATACTGTCTTTGCGTCCCTACCTCATTTCTCCGGCCTGGCTTTCTACCGCGGAAACTCTTAATACGGGCTGGCAACCCCCAAGCTGTTTGGGTGAGTCCAGAGAGACCTCTGACCACTAGCAGTTTATCCCATCCCTGCTATGATCCTGATCTATGGACACTGAAAatcgaggagtccagtggcaccttaaagactaacagatttatttgggcacaagctttcgtgggtagggggatttttaacccatgaaaacttacacccaaataaatctgttagtctttaagatacCACTGGCCTCCTGGTTTTTGGTGTGGATACAGGCCCACACAATGACCCCCTGATACTTGTGGGTATATGATCCACTAACCACTTATAACTCTCCCATTATTAAACCTGTAGGTTCTAGTTACTATAAGAATCGGCAGACATGCTtactgggtaagatctgactCATATTGAGCTGGCTAAGTGGCTAATGCATTGGGAGCGGAAGGACGCTAATTCTGGTGAAACTGGTTTTCAGGAACAATTCATCATAAAGCCTAAAAACGTATCTGGGTGGTGAGCCAGGGGCTGGCCTGCCTGCGGGGCCTGTGTTTgtggcttcttgttaaccagtgtggtgacaCACAAGCCCATCTCTGTTACTGGCTCAGTAAGCTCTAATGATAGAAGCACCAGGCGCGTGGAGCACGTCTGTCCTAAATGTGGTATTCTCAGCCTTGACCTACTGGGGGGAAGCGTCAGGGGGGGTGTGACAGATGGGGAGAAAATCATGCCAGGCCATGGAAAAAGTGACTGAAAAACTGCTATTTCCCCTGTCCCACAACAccaaaaccaggggtcacccaatgaaacgAACAAGCAGCAGGTTTCATACAAACAAGACGCTGTACTTTTCCCCTGccacacaattaacctgtggaactccttgccaggggatgggCAAAAGTACagcagggttcagaaaagagctagatACATTCCTGGAGATTAGGGCCATCCATGGCTATTGGCCAAAACGGTCAGAGACACAATGCCACACTCCGGCTGTCCCTACCCCTCCAACTGCcacaagctgggaggggaagacggGGTGGGTCTCTCCAAAATCACAGGGTTCTGTGCACTGCCCATGAAGTTCTGGGGGTGCCCCTGTCGGACACCGGGCCACCTGCACCACTCACCTGACCCAGTGCGGCCATGCTTCTGTTCTTAATTGGCTTCTTGCTGACCCCACCTGTGAGAATGAAAGTTTCCTCATtgaaataaagagagaaataacAAATCCAGACTTTGCTCTCCAGTGTGTTTTATTCAGTGCAACAATATAAAGGGGGATGTGAGTCCACCCGGGAGCCGGGAAGCCCTGCGGGAGAAAGGGGCTAACGCAGGCTGCAGGGTGTACTTCAGTGTGATGTCGCTCTTGCACCAGGTGGGAATCAGGAGAGAAGCTTCAGCAGGAGAAGCCCAGCGAGGGCTGGGAGGATCCCAGCTGGTCCTAGAGCCTCGGCCGCTGCACCGGACTCCACTGTGCATTTGGCCGTGGTTAGACTTTCATTGACCCCTGCAACGGTTCCCGAACCCACTTGTAGCTGGTCGCAGATGGACTGGGAGACGCAGCCCTTCATGACCATCTGCATTGGGTTTCGACCTGCACGGGCGAGAGGGAAGCAGGCGATTGTGGTTAGGagagcagctctgctcctggagCTGGGCTAGGACACAATGGCCTCCCCGTCCTCAGGGCCCCACCaagctccccccagcctccatctccctgtctgctctgctccccCCAGCCTATCTAGGCCGGGATTGCCTCCCCCGTCTCCTCTGTGGCAGACACACTGTGTGTCCTTGAGCATGTCCCTTAGCACCCACCAGGAGTATTCATAATGGATCAGGCCTGTATTAGCCCCATCACTCATCTACAAAGCAGTAGCTCAGTGCTGGTGGGAGAACTGGGATTTCTAAGCAGGGTGGCTTTGTAGTGAGTTATGGCACCATGGTGGGACTCCAGAAaactaggttcaattccctgccacagccttcctgtgtgacattgggcaagtcatggcactgctctgtgcctcagtttccccatctttaaaaatggggaaGAACGATCCTTTTGTCTGTTCAGATTGCAGATTCTTTGGcagcagggactgtttcttatgAGCATCTGGCAGAAGAGGGGACTCTCATTTCAGGGGTCAGTCAAGTGCCTGACACAACAGGGCACCCCAGGACTAAGCCAGGCCTGCCATTAAAAGGTTAGAGACTGAACTATAGACACACAATGGAGGGAGGAGAACCAGAGGGCCCAGGGACAGGGAGatactggcccaaggtcacaccgcAGGCCagcgctgggaacagaacccaagtgtCCTAATCTGCAGCTGACACCTTTACCTAGCGCGGCAGTTCTCAAACATCACTGCACTgcgactcccttctgacaacagaaaTTACTAACGACCCCCGGGTGAGGGGGACTGAGGCCTGAGCtcgcccaagccccactgccctggggagggggacatgcaggggggcaaagctgaagcccaagggctttatCCCTGGCACGGGGGAGAAGGGGCTGTAAAATGAGCCccgtcacccagggctgaagccctccgGTCCcagcgaccccattaaaacagggtcgcaacccactttggggtcctgccCACAGTTTGTGAACCCCTGACCTTGTGGAATCCACACAGCGTCTCGCTTCTGCCctatggtggggtggggagagaaccaAAGGAAAAATAACCCCAGAATAAGTGAACTGAAGTTACCAGATGTTATGGTCCCAGTAGCGTCGAGACATCGGGTCTCGGATCCAGTACAATTTATGGGCACTTCTGCACACTGATCAGCATGCAACGCgtagcaggctgggcagcgccgGCCGTTGGGTTTGGGGTCAGCCGGGGGCACTGGGACGAAGCGGAGCAAACGCAGTCAGCTCGGGGGACGAGCCCCAGGAGGCGTCggggcagggagagcagctgggggctgcacagctcagccctgggttccccctgCAGGGGGAGCTGTAGCTCCGGGGACgccaggggcagcaggggcaggggagaggtttgcagcagggagccctggaccccCCCTGGGTGGGGCCAGCTGGGTTCACACCTGGGGGCAGCCTAGAGCCCCACCCACTAAACTCCACCCAGCCAGGGATTCGGTGTTATTC includes:
- the LOC116838217 gene encoding phospholipase A2 inhibitor and Ly6/PLAUR domain-containing protein-like isoform X1, whose product is MEASLAACILAALLATGACLQCEVCEGQGTSCTGSMRPCPAGQDSCAIAVTVTTMAGVNTQSIHKGCVMSSQCGAGPVSMNFGYGMTTRTSIACCVGDACRTTTVAVPPADPKPNGRRCPACYALHADQCAEVPINCTGSETRCLDATGTITSGRNPMQMVMKGCVSQSICDQLQVGSGTVAGVNESLTTAKCTVESGAAAEALGPAGILPALAGLLLLKLLS
- the LOC116838217 gene encoding phospholipase A2 inhibitor and Ly6/PLAUR domain-containing protein-like isoform X2; the encoded protein is MEASLAACILAALLATGACLQCEVCEGQGTSCTGSMRPCPAGQDSCAIAVTVTTMGVNTQSIHKGCVMSSQCGAGPVSMNFGYGMTTRTSIACCVGDACRTTTVAVPPADPKPNGRRCPACYALHADQCAEVPINCTGSETRCLDATGTITSGRNPMQMVMKGCVSQSICDQLQVGSGTVAGVNESLTTAKCTVESGAAAEALGPAGILPALAGLLLLKLLS
- the LOC116838216 gene encoding phospholipase A2 inhibitor and Ly6/PLAUR domain-containing protein-like, which encodes MEASLAACILAALLAMGACLQCEVCDGQGTSCTGDSDTCQNTEDSCGITLTEDTVVGVKTQNVLKSCLSSSQCKAGAISMNFGTAKARRMSISCCQRDNCTPDPVKLPPADTKPNGWRCRGCYALNADRCNDQTIHCTGAETQCLDIAGPLKSGGSTAKIIMKGCVTESVCAQVNAGSGTFLGISGDLPEHRCTPATSAAGTALGPAGLLLPALTGLLLLKFFS